Proteins encoded together in one Lutra lutra chromosome 4, mLutLut1.2, whole genome shotgun sequence window:
- the C4H8orf90 gene encoding LOW QUALITY PROTEIN: uncharacterized protein C8orf90 homolog (The sequence of the model RefSeq protein was modified relative to this genomic sequence to represent the inferred CDS: deleted 1 base in 1 codon) has protein sequence MASPLSGDPSPVGLPPPPVATLGKGLGPPATPEPPFPDIYGGDAQLWAAHFRGIGRAYRALGKEDDFAIRVLTEDFTLPFPFAWPPGPDPARGPLFYDPHDRAGFDFLLRGPGAPPPVLLRPLHATAQAAVRKRRLERLALSYAARARPGPACCCWRPGPAPAPPSLRPRGPTPPPPVAPLGWASPRATRPIKSCPASPTQALCWTPRDCRLLWGGKGADPGAKTWSPVLWGIHTGLQRTITPLFGLGKGTGLE, from the exons ATGGCTTCCCCTCTTTCAGGGGATCCCAGCCCTGTAGgtctgccccctcctcctgtAGCCACTCTAGGTAA GGGCCTTG GTCCCCCAGCGACCCCAGAGCCCCCGTTCCCGGACATCTACGGCGGGGACGCGCAGCTCTGGGCGGCGCACTTCCGCGGCATCGGGCGCGCCTACCGCGCGCTGGGCAAGGAGGACGACTTCGCCATCCGCGTGCTCACCGAGGACTTCACGCTGCCCTTCCCGTTCGCCTGGCCGCCGGGGCCCGATCCGGCCCGCGGGCCGCTCTTCTACGACCCGCACGACCGCGCGGGCTTCGACTTCCTGCTGCGCGGCCCGGGCGCGCCGCCCCCCGTGCTGCTGCGGCCCCTGCACGCCACGGCCCAGGCGGCGGTGCGCAAGCGGCGCCTGGAGCGCCTGGCCCTGAGCTACGCC GCGCGGGCGCGCCCCGGCCCGGCCTGCTGCTGCTGGCGCCCGGGCCCGGCTCCGGCGCCGCCTTCCCTGCGCCCGCGGGGTCCGACGCCGCCACCCCCGGTGGCGCCCCTAGGCTGGGCTAGCCCGCGCGCCACGCGGCCAATAAAGAGTTGCCCTGCTTCGCCCACCCAGGCTCTTTGCTGGACGCCCCGGGACTGCCGGCTGCTCTGGGGCGGGAAAGGGGCTGACCCTGGGGCTAAGACCTGGTCACCGGTGCTGTGGGGGATCCACACGGGGCTCCAGCGGACA ATAACACCCCTGTTCGGCCTCGGAAAAGGCACTGGCCTGGAATGA